Proteins from one Sulfurovum sp. TSL1 genomic window:
- a CDS encoding radical SAM protein, which translates to MSDTTECLTLNAEHSPKVIFGPIHSRRFGKSLGVDLSPGKKQCNFDCLYCELDPAKTMDAYDDVVSVEEVTTALKAALGEHGDVDFITLTANGEPTLYPYLSELIDEINSFKGSTKTLILSNAANIDDVKVQDALLKLDEVKLSLDCATQKCLQKLDRSHKGIDVENIKSGMLAFKSRYKGPLVIEILIVKTLNDSKEEIAKLNEYLLKLQPTRIDIGTIDRPPAYEVKPVSYEKLLEISHLFDSSLPVYIASRKKAEISASSYSEEEILETLSKRPLTAEDIEALFDEESQKRVQDLLHKKKIKQVSTNGVEFYKKA; encoded by the coding sequence ATGTCTGATACAACTGAATGCTTAACGCTTAACGCTGAACACTCACCAAAGGTGATCTTCGGTCCCATCCATTCACGCCGATTCGGCAAGTCTTTAGGGGTTGACCTCAGTCCCGGTAAAAAGCAGTGTAACTTTGACTGTCTCTACTGCGAACTTGACCCGGCCAAGACGATGGATGCCTATGATGATGTTGTGAGTGTAGAAGAGGTGACCACTGCACTGAAAGCAGCACTGGGAGAGCATGGTGATGTAGACTTCATCACGCTCACGGCCAATGGGGAACCCACACTCTACCCGTATCTCTCAGAGCTTATAGACGAGATCAACAGCTTTAAGGGCAGCACCAAGACGCTCATCCTCTCCAACGCGGCCAATATCGACGATGTGAAGGTACAGGATGCACTTTTGAAACTGGATGAAGTGAAACTCTCTTTGGACTGTGCGACTCAAAAATGTTTGCAAAAACTTGACCGTTCCCATAAGGGGATCGATGTAGAAAATATCAAGTCAGGGATGTTAGCGTTCAAAAGCAGATACAAGGGACCGCTCGTCATAGAGATACTCATTGTCAAGACGCTCAATGACTCCAAAGAGGAGATCGCCAAGCTCAACGAGTACCTGCTCAAACTGCAACCCACACGCATAGACATAGGCACCATAGACAGACCGCCTGCGTATGAGGTAAAGCCTGTCAGTTATGAAAAACTGCTGGAGATCAGCCATCTTTTTGACAGCTCTTTGCCGGTCTACATCGCTTCACGTAAAAAAGCCGAGATCTCGGCTTCCAGCTACAGTGAAGAGGAGATACTGGAAACTTTATCTAAACGTCCTTTGACGGCAGAAGACATCGAAGCACTTTTTGATGAAGAGAGCCAGAAGAGAGTCCAGGATCTTCTACATAAAAAGAAAATAAAGCAAGTTTCAACAAATGGCGTAGAATTTTACAAAAAAGCCTGA
- a CDS encoding four helix bundle protein: MRCERLDVWKRSCRLSVEVYKLFSDSKDFGFKDQITRSSLSIASNIAEGLEKESSREKIRYIEIAKGSGAELITQTYIGIEIGYIDKNIGMSWVKEIKELLRMLGSLKKNYAE, encoded by the coding sequence ATGCGATGTGAGAGACTGGATGTCTGGAAACGATCCTGTCGTTTATCTGTAGAAGTATATAAATTATTTTCTGATTCAAAAGATTTTGGTTTTAAAGATCAAATTACCCGTAGTTCCCTTTCCATCGCCAGTAATATTGCAGAAGGCCTTGAAAAAGAATCTTCTAGGGAAAAAATACGTTATATTGAAATTGCCAAAGGTTCGGGTGCAGAACTCATCACACAAACCTATATTGGCATAGAAATCGGATATATCGATAAAAATATCGGTATGTCATGGGTGAAAGAAATAAAAGAGTTATTAAGAATGCTTGGTTCATTAAAGAAAAATTATGCAGAGTAA
- a CDS encoding HD domain-containing protein has product MHSHSQRSTLNTQLSPKALQTVEECELGIVGHKVFVRLKDIPMYLSKRTKDSIRNRYSHSVEVGLSTEYILNHISRQLGNDVDLNFFKIGKIVGLLHDIGHTAFSHDGETILDKMLQKASASFDTPLRFNANLNNFRRILKYGFYDNLPEDVKQYAFASLVKRVHELEEYPEYLYLKQYVQDAIALEEKYLGSKGITIQNSTGKTILCQAMDLADENRYRVTDIIDSLNIYSIEKLQEILLRSVKSEVRVKDLRKLVHLKTLTVPGYESVHYDKMKIKELLIALLNRSSNAKTEFQNIMNAISMAFNRNFRLREDGKLVPVDEEIEALRKEFQKVAAKYLWGSKKVQNIKKPFSHYFTTVADYFINKEFDIELIDSNTYKEKLTVLQKSELDKEAYLREKLSLMRNFLGGLTNLKIMELYKKIALLKFEAKLGYKLENRDKLVDKNTVDSFEKKLKKKSQRLLTKRSDV; this is encoded by the coding sequence ATGCATAGTCATTCTCAACGCTCAACGCTCAATACTCAACTCTCGCCCAAGGCGCTCCAAACCGTCGAGGAGTGTGAACTTGGGATCGTAGGGCACAAAGTGTTCGTACGTCTCAAAGATATCCCGATGTATCTCTCTAAACGTACCAAAGACAGCATACGAAACCGCTATAGCCACTCTGTTGAAGTAGGATTAAGCACAGAGTATATACTCAACCATATCAGCAGACAACTCGGAAATGATGTCGATCTGAATTTTTTCAAGATAGGAAAGATCGTAGGACTTCTGCATGACATTGGCCATACGGCATTTAGCCATGACGGTGAAACCATTTTGGACAAGATGCTGCAAAAGGCTTCTGCTTCTTTCGATACGCCTCTAAGGTTCAACGCCAACCTCAATAACTTCAGACGTATCCTCAAGTACGGATTTTATGACAATCTCCCGGAAGATGTCAAACAGTATGCCTTTGCTTCTTTGGTCAAGCGTGTGCATGAACTTGAAGAGTATCCGGAGTATCTCTATCTAAAGCAGTATGTTCAGGATGCCATTGCGCTGGAAGAGAAATATCTTGGGTCCAAAGGGATCACGATCCAAAACAGTACAGGCAAAACCATTCTGTGCCAGGCGATGGACCTGGCAGATGAGAACAGGTACCGGGTGACAGACATCATCGATTCGCTCAACATCTATTCGATAGAAAAACTTCAGGAGATCCTGCTGCGTTCCGTCAAGAGTGAAGTGCGGGTCAAAGATCTACGCAAACTGGTCCATCTAAAAACACTCACTGTGCCCGGCTATGAGAGCGTGCACTATGACAAGATGAAGATCAAAGAGCTGCTGATCGCTCTGCTGAACCGCTCAAGCAATGCCAAAACGGAGTTTCAAAATATCATGAATGCTATCTCCATGGCGTTTAACAGGAACTTTCGATTACGCGAAGACGGCAAACTTGTACCAGTGGACGAAGAGATCGAAGCCTTAAGAAAAGAGTTCCAAAAGGTCGCGGCAAAGTATCTGTGGGGTTCCAAAAAGGTACAGAATATCAAGAAGCCTTTCAGCCACTATTTTACGACCGTAGCGGACTATTTTATCAACAAAGAGTTCGACATCGAGCTGATCGACAGTAATACCTATAAAGAGAAGCTCACAGTATTGCAGAAGAGTGAGTTAGATAAGGAAGCTTATCTAAGAGAGAAGCTGAGTCTCATGCGAAATTTTCTGGGAGGATTGACCAATCTGAAGATCATGGAACTCTATAAAAAAATCGCGCTCTTGAAGTTTGAAGCAAAGCTGGGGTATAAACTGGAAAACCGTGATAAACTGGTTGACAAGAACACGGTAGATTCTTTTGAAAAAAAGTTGAAAAAAAAGAGTCAAAGATTACTAACAAAGAGAAGTGATGTCTGA
- a CDS encoding aspartate-semialdehyde dehydrogenase — translation MRKYNVAVVGASGAVGEELFRVLEEVKFPVEDLLPLASARSAGETIEFQGEEYRIEELTEEVFEGRNIDIAFFSAGGSISAYYAKYAVESGAVVIDNTSHFRMDPNIPLVVPEVNPEDIALWKESGIIANPNCSTIQMVQLLKPLHDLYGIKRVDVSTYQAVSGAGKKGMEELVRQMQAFFNFTLDDAKVEAFAHRIALNVIPHIDVPQENGYTKEEMKMVNETNKIMHSDFAVSATCVRVPVLRSHSESITITFGDKVDVDVDKAREALGNFENVKVVDDMSKNEYPMPLTATDTDDTYVGRIRKDIYAKNILHLWGVADQVRVGAATNAVRIAQKWIKLEENA, via the coding sequence GTGAGAAAATATAACGTAGCAGTAGTCGGTGCAAGCGGTGCCGTAGGTGAAGAGCTTTTTAGAGTGTTGGAAGAGGTAAAATTCCCAGTAGAAGACCTATTGCCTTTGGCAAGTGCAAGATCGGCAGGAGAAACCATAGAGTTTCAAGGGGAAGAGTATAGGATAGAGGAACTCACCGAAGAGGTATTTGAAGGACGCAATATAGATATCGCATTCTTTTCAGCGGGTGGAAGCATCTCTGCTTACTATGCAAAGTATGCAGTAGAATCCGGAGCAGTGGTCATTGACAACACATCCCACTTCAGAATGGACCCAAATATACCGTTGGTGGTGCCTGAAGTGAACCCTGAAGACATCGCACTTTGGAAAGAGTCAGGCATTATCGCCAACCCCAACTGTTCTACCATCCAAATGGTACAGCTTCTTAAGCCTCTTCATGACCTTTACGGGATCAAAAGAGTGGATGTCAGTACCTACCAGGCGGTAAGTGGTGCAGGTAAAAAAGGGATGGAAGAGCTCGTACGACAAATGCAGGCTTTCTTCAACTTCACACTGGATGATGCGAAAGTAGAAGCATTTGCCCACCGCATTGCATTGAATGTCATTCCCCATATCGATGTGCCTCAGGAAAACGGTTACACAAAAGAAGAGATGAAAATGGTCAACGAGACCAACAAGATCATGCACAGTGACTTTGCAGTCTCTGCAACCTGTGTACGTGTACCGGTGTTAAGAAGCCACTCAGAATCTATCACGATCACATTTGGAGACAAAGTAGATGTGGATGTAGATAAAGCCAGAGAAGCATTGGGCAACTTTGAAAATGTGAAAGTGGTAGACGATATGTCTAAAAACGAGTATCCTATGCCTCTGACGGCAACCGATACGGATGATACGTATGTCGGACGTATCAGAAAAGATATCTATGCAAAAAATATCCTTCATCTTTGGGGTGTCGCAGACCAGGTAAGAGTAGGCGCTGCGACCAATGCAGTAAGAATCGCACAAAAATGGATCAAACTTGAGGAGAACGCATAA
- a CDS encoding DEAD/DEAH box helicase, whose product MEELGIYEQLINQLISSKLSKFDNEKFYIQQSIIEKHEAAQFLSHYLLKVIKFALNMVTDEESIEKQISISNKIILLLKNELNNSEFDNDLIATNGRILNAIFSKMDSNISDFDKYIKEITPYTRLTQSELFTGSNVGISLESEIKKEIRSSHKIYLLVSFIKWSGIRIFEKELREFTSKGNKLKIITTSYMGATDLKAVEFLASLPNTEIKVSYNTANERLHAKSYLFFRNTGFHTGYIGSSNISKSALTSGLEWNLKVTTVEISHIIKKFEKTFETYWEDKEFELFTGEQKEKLQLALKNDSIENQNKFSTFFDIRPFHYQEEILEELQTQRDIHKRFKNLVVAATGTGKTVISAFDYKRFKNNNQNSKLLFVAHRKEILLQARATFQSILRDNNFGELWVDGIEPSSYEYLFASVQTLQNNIEALQLSSDYFDFIIIDEVHHIAAKSYRPILEKFNPKILLGLTATPERMDNENILNDFCDVIAAEIRLPEALNRKLLCPFQYFGISDNVNLQNIKWQNGKYQVNELNDALSTTQRVGDILQKCEEYLTDINDVIALGFCVSQEHAQFMSENFCKAGLKADYLISGNKNRDDIKYKLLNKEINYLFVVDIFNEGVDIPEIDTILFLRPTESLTVFLQQLGRGLRFADNKECLTVLDFVGNSREEYDFEGKFRGLIGKTSTSVKDEIENEFPHLPLGCSIVLEKKAKEHILNNIKKATMLGKRKLINKIQNFQNYTNLPLTIRNFTIVNHIPLEKLYKNDSFTKLCYEADVVKEFSEINEKELVRAITKKWLLTKSYKYFKFILDLIQKNFKFNSDCEEEKQMALMLYYDFFQEPNEFDNLEEGINYIGENKLLSDELKEVLELLCEKINYIEYDLNLPFQTPIKVHSRYTREQILAGFGVHSFDKKSSSREGVLDIKDKNTELLFVTLEKTEEKYSPTTMYDDYAINEKLFHWQSQNSTKPESPKGQSYINHQRNGKNIILFVRETNHDENKNVMTYVCLGKVFYKSHYGSQPMSITWELEHEIPPFLWKNIAKMSVG is encoded by the coding sequence TTGGAAGAACTTGGAATCTATGAACAGCTCATCAATCAACTTATCTCATCGAAACTTAGTAAATTTGATAATGAAAAATTTTACATTCAACAATCTATTATAGAAAAACATGAAGCAGCTCAATTTTTAAGTCATTATTTATTAAAGGTTATTAAATTTGCACTAAATATGGTAACAGATGAAGAGAGTATTGAGAAACAAATTTCTATATCTAATAAAATTATTTTACTTTTAAAAAATGAGTTAAACAATAGTGAATTCGATAATGACCTAATAGCAACAAACGGAAGAATATTAAATGCAATATTTTCAAAAATGGATTCCAATATTTCTGATTTTGATAAATATATCAAAGAAATTACCCCATACACTAGGCTTACACAAAGTGAACTGTTTACTGGAAGTAATGTAGGAATTTCATTAGAAAGTGAAATTAAAAAAGAGATTAGATCTTCACACAAAATATATCTTCTTGTCTCTTTTATAAAATGGTCTGGAATAAGAATATTTGAAAAAGAACTTCGTGAATTTACAAGCAAAGGCAACAAACTAAAAATCATCACTACTTCATATATGGGTGCAACAGATTTAAAAGCAGTTGAGTTTTTAGCGAGTTTACCTAATACTGAAATTAAAGTTTCCTATAACACAGCAAATGAAAGACTTCATGCAAAATCATATCTATTTTTTAGAAACACTGGTTTTCATACAGGATATATAGGTTCTTCTAATATTTCTAAAAGTGCTTTAACAAGTGGTTTAGAATGGAATTTAAAAGTTACTACAGTAGAAATTTCACATATTATTAAAAAATTTGAAAAGACTTTTGAAACATACTGGGAAGATAAAGAGTTTGAACTTTTTACAGGTGAGCAAAAAGAAAAGCTCCAACTAGCTTTAAAAAATGATTCAATTGAAAACCAGAATAAATTTTCAACTTTTTTTGATATTAGACCTTTTCATTATCAAGAAGAGATTCTTGAAGAATTACAAACGCAAAGAGATATACATAAACGTTTTAAAAATTTAGTTGTTGCCGCAACAGGTACAGGAAAAACGGTAATAAGTGCATTTGACTATAAGAGGTTCAAAAATAATAACCAAAACAGTAAATTGCTATTTGTTGCTCATCGTAAAGAGATTTTACTTCAAGCACGTGCGACATTTCAATCAATTTTAAGAGATAATAACTTTGGTGAGCTTTGGGTAGATGGGATAGAACCAAGTAGTTATGAATACCTTTTTGCATCGGTTCAAACTTTACAAAACAATATTGAAGCACTTCAACTATCATCAGACTACTTCGATTTTATCATTATTGATGAAGTGCATCATATTGCAGCAAAAAGCTATCGACCGATTTTAGAAAAATTTAATCCAAAAATACTTTTAGGTCTTACTGCAACACCTGAGCGTATGGATAATGAAAATATTTTAAATGATTTTTGCGATGTGATTGCAGCTGAAATAAGACTTCCGGAAGCTCTGAATAGAAAACTTCTTTGCCCTTTTCAATATTTTGGTATTAGCGATAATGTTAATTTACAAAATATAAAATGGCAAAATGGAAAATATCAGGTAAACGAACTCAATGATGCTTTATCAACTACACAAAGAGTTGGTGATATATTACAAAAATGTGAAGAGTATTTAACGGATATAAATGATGTTATTGCCTTAGGATTTTGTGTTTCACAAGAACATGCTCAATTTATGAGTGAAAATTTTTGTAAAGCTGGATTAAAAGCTGATTATCTTATTAGTGGCAATAAAAATCGTGATGATATTAAATATAAACTACTAAATAAAGAGATTAATTATCTTTTTGTGGTTGATATTTTTAATGAAGGTGTAGATATTCCTGAAATTGATACTATATTATTTTTGCGACCAACTGAGAGTCTAACTGTTTTTTTACAACAGTTAGGTCGTGGACTTAGGTTTGCTGATAATAAAGAGTGTTTAACCGTTTTAGATTTTGTTGGAAATTCAAGAGAAGAATATGATTTTGAAGGAAAATTTAGAGGATTAATTGGTAAAACATCAACTTCTGTAAAAGATGAAATAGAAAATGAATTTCCACATCTTCCTTTAGGTTGTTCTATTGTTTTAGAAAAAAAAGCAAAAGAGCATATTTTAAATAATATTAAAAAGGCAACAATGCTTGGAAAAAGAAAACTTATCAATAAAATTCAAAACTTTCAAAATTACACAAACTTACCACTTACAATCAGAAATTTTACAATAGTAAATCATATTCCTTTAGAAAAACTCTATAAAAATGATAGCTTTACAAAATTATGTTATGAAGCAGATGTAGTAAAAGAATTTAGTGAGATTAATGAAAAAGAGCTTGTAAGAGCAATTACAAAAAAGTGGTTACTCACAAAATCTTACAAATATTTTAAATTTATTTTAGATCTCATTCAAAAGAATTTTAAATTTAATTCAGATTGTGAAGAAGAAAAACAAATGGCGCTAATGCTATATTATGATTTTTTTCAAGAACCAAATGAATTTGATAATTTAGAGGAAGGTATAAACTATATTGGAGAGAATAAACTATTAAGTGATGAGTTAAAAGAGGTTTTAGAACTTTTATGTGAAAAAATAAACTATATTGAATATGATTTAAACCTTCCTTTTCAAACGCCAATTAAAGTCCACTCAAGATATACAAGAGAACAAATTTTAGCTGGCTTTGGTGTTCATAGTTTCGATAAAAAATCAAGTAGTCGTGAAGGCGTTTTAGATATCAAAGATAAAAATACAGAACTTCTTTTTGTGACGCTTGAAAAAACAGAAGAAAAATATTCTCCAACTACAATGTACGATGATTATGCGATCAATGAAAAACTGTTTCATTGGCAATCACAAAATTCAACTAAACCTGAATCTCCAAAAGGTCAAAGTTACATCAACCATCAACGAAATGGCAAAAATATAATTCTATTTGTTAGAGAAACAAATCACGATGAAAACAAAAATGTTATGACCTATGTTTGCTTAGGTAAGGTCTTTTATAAATCTCATTATGGAAGTCAACCAATGAGTATTACATGGGAACTTGAACATGAAATTCCGCCATTTTTATGGAAGAATATAGCAAAAATGTCAGTAGGTTAA
- the hemE gene encoding uroporphyrinogen decarboxylase, whose translation MGKIFVDACLGKETPYTPVWMMRQAGRYLPEYMKVRAEAGNFLNLCHDPKKAAEVTIQPLDIVGVDAAILFSDILVIPDEMGMDLSFVKGEGPKFSDPLTSQEDLDRLIGGEEAASKLTYVYETIALLREQLDERGDDKALIGFTGAPWTLATYMIEGQGTKTYNICKKMMYSNPELLHNILRKVTEVVKLYMEKQIQAGVDVVQIFDSWAAAIEPGNYDEFSWKYMVEIAEYLKEKYPHIPVIMFPKGVAAFIERGLVYGNFDVFGVDWGTPMALAKEKLGDKYVLQGNMEPCRLYSQEATTKCVESIQETMGGKRHIFNLGHGILPDVPVENAKHFVSECQRVSAKR comes from the coding sequence ATGGGTAAGATATTTGTAGATGCATGTTTGGGAAAAGAGACACCATACACACCGGTATGGATGATGAGACAGGCAGGACGTTACCTGCCGGAATATATGAAAGTAAGAGCAGAAGCAGGAAACTTTCTTAATTTGTGCCATGATCCTAAAAAAGCAGCAGAAGTCACGATCCAGCCGCTGGATATCGTGGGTGTGGACGCGGCTATTTTATTTTCAGATATTCTGGTTATTCCGGATGAGATGGGTATGGATTTGAGCTTTGTGAAAGGGGAGGGACCAAAATTTTCTGATCCTTTAACTTCACAGGAAGACTTGGACAGACTCATCGGCGGTGAAGAAGCAGCCAGTAAACTCACCTATGTCTATGAGACGATAGCACTGCTTAGAGAACAGCTGGACGAAAGAGGTGACGATAAAGCACTTATAGGCTTTACCGGTGCCCCATGGACCTTGGCTACCTATATGATAGAAGGACAAGGAACCAAAACCTACAATATCTGTAAGAAGATGATGTACTCTAACCCTGAACTTCTCCATAACATCCTTAGAAAAGTCACCGAGGTCGTGAAACTGTATATGGAAAAACAGATACAAGCGGGTGTAGATGTCGTACAGATCTTTGACTCCTGGGCAGCAGCTATCGAGCCTGGTAACTATGATGAATTTTCATGGAAATACATGGTAGAGATCGCTGAGTATCTGAAAGAGAAGTATCCGCATATTCCTGTGATCATGTTCCCTAAGGGTGTGGCAGCCTTTATCGAGCGCGGCTTGGTGTATGGAAACTTTGATGTCTTCGGTGTAGACTGGGGAACGCCTATGGCTTTGGCCAAAGAGAAATTGGGCGACAAATACGTCCTTCAAGGAAACATGGAGCCATGCAGACTCTACTCTCAAGAGGCAACAACAAAGTGTGTAGAATCCATCCAGGAGACTATGGGCGGTAAAAGACACATCTTCAATCTCGGACACGGTATTTTACCTGATGTACCGGTAGAGAACGCAAAACATTTCGTTAGCGAGTGCCAGAGAGTGAGTGCTAAGCGCTAG
- the gyrA gene encoding DNA gyrase subunit A, whose protein sequence is MSDLFEEQQNTGQVLIEDSMKSSYLDYSMSVIIGRALPDARDGLKPVHRRILYAMNDLSLSHRSPYKKSARIVGDVIGKYHPHGDSSVYDALVRMAQNFSMQAPLVDGQGNFGSIDGDNAAAMRYTEARMTKIAEELLSDLEKDTVDFVPNYDDSMQEPDVLPSRVPNLLLNGSSGIAVGMATNIPPHRLDELIDALVMRIDDTSTTIEDIMKVVQGPDFPTGGIIFGRKGITDAYTTGRGRIKVRAKTHIEQKGSKEIIIIDELPFQVNKSRLIENIAQLVRDKQIEGISELRDESDREGIRVVIELKRDAMSEIVLNNLFKSTQMQVTFGIIMLAIADKEPKVFNLMELFDLFLRHRKTVVIRRTIFDLEKARARAHILEGLKIAVDNIDEVIKIIRASSDDVEARENLMSRFKLSEIQAKAILEMRLRRLTGLEIEKIENELNELLKLIAELEAILKSEEKINEIIREELVEIREKYTTPRRTEIVDDYDDIDIEDLIPNEPMVVTITHRGYIKRVPVKQYEKQHRGGKGKIAVTTYDDDFIEKFFTSNTHDTLMFVTDRGQLYWLKVYRIPEGSRTAKGKAVVNLINLQQDEKIMAIIPTEDFEADKGLVFFTQNGIVKRTNLSEYSNIRSNGVRAINLDEEDALVDAKIVKPDTKWLFVATKKGLCIRFKVEDAREIGRVSRGVTAIKFKIEGDHVCGATTIENEEDELLMISEKGLGKRTTASEYREQNRAGKGVISMKLTPKTGDVVGVVFVEEDKDLMCLTSIGKMIRVDMETIRKAGRNTSGVKIVNVDAKDRVVSIAKCQKAETPDENDGDDTEDTDNTLGLV, encoded by the coding sequence ATGAGCGATCTGTTTGAAGAGCAACAAAATACCGGACAAGTGTTAATTGAAGATAGTATGAAGTCAAGTTACCTTGACTACTCTATGAGCGTCATCATTGGTAGAGCATTACCTGATGCGAGAGACGGGTTGAAACCTGTACATAGAAGGATCCTTTATGCGATGAACGATCTCAGTCTTTCACATAGAAGTCCTTATAAAAAATCCGCGCGTATCGTCGGGGATGTGATCGGTAAGTACCACCCGCACGGTGACTCCTCGGTCTATGACGCACTTGTACGTATGGCGCAAAACTTTTCTATGCAGGCACCGCTGGTTGACGGTCAAGGAAACTTCGGTTCGATCGATGGTGACAATGCGGCAGCGATGAGATATACCGAAGCACGTATGACCAAGATCGCTGAAGAGCTTCTTTCTGACCTTGAGAAAGATACGGTAGACTTTGTACCAAACTATGATGATTCCATGCAGGAACCTGATGTACTTCCTTCTCGTGTGCCAAACCTGCTTCTGAACGGTTCAAGCGGTATCGCGGTCGGTATGGCTACGAACATTCCTCCGCATAGACTGGATGAACTTATAGATGCGCTGGTCATGCGTATCGACGATACGTCAACAACAATAGAAGATATTATGAAAGTCGTACAGGGACCTGACTTCCCGACGGGTGGTATCATCTTCGGCCGAAAGGGTATTACAGATGCCTATACGACAGGGCGCGGACGTATCAAAGTACGTGCGAAAACGCATATCGAGCAAAAAGGTTCCAAAGAGATCATCATCATCGATGAGCTGCCTTTCCAGGTCAATAAATCCAGACTCATAGAGAACATTGCACAGCTTGTACGTGACAAACAGATAGAGGGGATCTCGGAACTGCGTGACGAGTCGGACAGAGAAGGTATCCGTGTGGTGATCGAGCTGAAGCGTGATGCGATGAGTGAGATCGTGCTTAACAACCTTTTCAAAAGTACACAGATGCAAGTGACGTTCGGTATCATCATGCTTGCGATCGCAGATAAAGAACCCAAAGTCTTTAATCTTATGGAACTGTTCGACCTTTTCCTGAGACACAGAAAAACGGTAGTGATCAGAAGAACGATCTTCGATCTTGAAAAAGCAAGAGCAAGAGCACACATCTTGGAAGGTCTCAAGATCGCTGTGGACAACATCGATGAGGTGATCAAGATCATCCGTGCCTCTTCAGATGATGTCGAAGCCAGAGAAAACCTCATGTCCCGTTTCAAACTTTCAGAGATCCAGGCAAAAGCGATCCTGGAGATGAGATTGAGACGTCTGACAGGTCTTGAGATCGAGAAGATCGAGAATGAGTTGAATGAGTTGCTCAAACTCATCGCAGAACTTGAAGCGATCTTGAAAAGTGAAGAGAAGATCAATGAAATCATCCGCGAGGAACTTGTAGAGATACGTGAAAAATATACCACACCGCGCCGTACAGAGATCGTAGATGATTATGATGATATCGACATCGAAGACCTTATTCCAAACGAGCCGATGGTGGTAACGATCACACACCGTGGGTACATTAAGCGTGTGCCTGTGAAGCAGTATGAGAAACAGCATCGTGGCGGTAAAGGAAAGATCGCTGTAACGACCTATGATGATGACTTCATCGAGAAGTTCTTTACGTCCAATACCCATGACACACTCATGTTCGTCACAGACAGAGGACAGCTCTACTGGCTCAAAGTCTATCGTATTCCGGAGGGGTCTCGTACAGCCAAAGGTAAAGCAGTCGTGAACCTTATCAATCTTCAGCAGGATGAGAAGATCATGGCGATCATCCCTACGGAGGATTTTGAAGCGGACAAAGGATTGGTCTTCTTTACACAAAACGGTATCGTGAAGAGAACCAACCTCTCTGAGTACTCGAACATCAGAAGCAATGGTGTAAGAGCGATCAACCTTGATGAAGAGGATGCATTGGTCGACGCGAAGATCGTCAAACCGGATACGAAATGGCTCTTCGTGGCAACGAAAAAGGGTCTGTGTATCAGATTTAAAGTAGAAGATGCCAGAGAGATAGGTAGAGTATCACGTGGTGTGACTGCGATCAAGTTCAAGATAGAAGGTGACCACGTTTGCGGTGCCACGACCATCGAAAATGAAGAAGATGAACTTCTGATGATCAGTGAAAAAGGTCTGGGTAAACGTACCACTGCGAGTGAGTACCGTGAACAGAACCGTGCGGGTAAAGGGGTGATCTCTATGAAGCTTACACCTAAAACAGGTGATGTGGTAGGTGTGGTATTTGTAGAAGAGGACAAAGACCTCATGTGTCTGACAAGTATCGGCAAGATGATACGTGTAGATATGGAAACCATCCGTAAAGCAGGACGTAACACCTCAGGTGTGAAGATCGTCAACGTAGATGCAAAAGACAGAGTGGTCAGCATTGCAAAATGCCAAAAAGCAGAGACACCGGATGAGAATGACGGTGACGATACAGAAGATACAGATAATACATTAGGATTAGTATAA
- a CDS encoding YqhA family protein encodes MLESLFEGAIWRSRFIVLLAVIFGLLGAIILFVVASMDIWTVAVTSFQVVTHAIPHPEHFHEDVVAGIIGAVDLYLIAVVMFIFSFGLYELFISDIDEATGKNGSKLLAIQSLDQLKDKIAKVIVMVLVVNFFQRVLHTEFATPLEMLYFALSITALAAGLYFLGKVGKH; translated from the coding sequence ATGTTGGAATCGTTATTTGAAGGAGCGATCTGGAGAAGCAGGTTTATAGTACTTTTGGCAGTGATCTTTGGTCTGCTGGGTGCCATCATACTTTTCGTGGTAGCTTCCATGGACATTTGGACTGTTGCAGTTACATCATTCCAGGTAGTGACACATGCCATACCGCATCCTGAACATTTTCACGAAGACGTGGTTGCCGGCATTATCGGAGCAGTGGATCTCTATCTGATCGCTGTGGTAATGTTCATCTTCTCATTCGGGCTTTATGAACTCTTTATTTCAGACATTGATGAGGCCACTGGAAAGAATGGCAGCAAATTACTGGCTATCCAGTCACTTGACCAGCTCAAGGACAAGATCGCAAAGGTCATCGTGATGGTCCTGGTGGTGAACTTTTTCCAAAGGGTATTGCATACGGAGTTTGCGACACCGTTGGAGATGCTCTATTTTGCACTCTCTATCACGGCATTGGCAGCAGGATTGTATTTTTTAGGAAAAGTAGGTAAACACTAA